A window from Dehalobacter sp. DCA encodes these proteins:
- the pstA gene encoding phosphate ABC transporter permease PstA, producing MKASARLEEKIAKLLLWLFAICTLLVLFSIIAHILINGISGLSWDFITQEPKRMGKEGGIFSIIIGTIYLTVAGIVLATPIGVGAAIYLTEYVKKGRLVQIIRFATEALAAVPSIIFGLFGFVLLVITLKMGWSILSGALTLAFMVLPTIIRAAEEGIKTVPDSYREGSLALGATKWYTIRKVVLPSALPGIATGVILGIGRAIGETAAVILTAGSSLGLPTSILEPTRTLSVHLYILASEGISTKNAYASATVLIIVIIIINFLANSLMGKLAGRNGQSH from the coding sequence ATGAAAGCATCAGCCCGGCTGGAAGAAAAAATAGCAAAATTATTGCTCTGGTTATTTGCGATCTGTACGCTTCTGGTTTTGTTCAGTATTATCGCGCATATTCTGATCAACGGAATCAGCGGGCTAAGCTGGGATTTTATCACCCAGGAACCAAAGCGAATGGGCAAGGAAGGCGGAATTTTTTCCATCATTATCGGCACCATCTACCTGACAGTAGCAGGCATTGTTCTGGCAACACCTATAGGAGTTGGTGCAGCCATCTACCTGACGGAATACGTAAAAAAAGGCCGGCTGGTACAAATTATCCGTTTTGCCACAGAAGCACTGGCTGCTGTACCTTCAATTATTTTCGGTTTATTTGGATTTGTCCTGCTCGTCATTACCCTGAAGATGGGATGGTCCATTCTATCAGGTGCGCTGACACTGGCTTTTATGGTCCTGCCAACCATTATCAGAGCTGCTGAAGAAGGCATCAAAACAGTGCCGGACTCATACCGTGAAGGCAGTCTTGCACTTGGTGCAACTAAATGGTATACCATACGAAAAGTTGTTTTGCCTTCGGCGCTTCCCGGAATTGCAACCGGTGTTATCTTGGGGATTGGGAGGGCAATCGGAGAAACAGCGGCAGTCATCCTGACCGCAGGCAGCTCCTTAGGATTGCCGACTTCAATACTTGAACCAACCCGGACACTTTCCGTTCATCTCTATATCTTAGCGTCGGAAGGAATATCGACCAAGAATGCCTATGCAAGTGCTACAGTGCTCATTATCGTTATCATTATCATAAATTTTCTGGCCAATAGTCTTATGGGGAAGCTTGCAGGGCGAAACGGCCAGAGTCACTGA
- the phoU gene encoding phosphate signaling complex protein PhoU: MTRNSFATSLEELSHDVLMMGNLVENIITSAMKSLEERDLKLAEKVLADDDIVDNFQLEIEDKCLTMLALQQPMAGDLRTIGTALKIVTDLERIADHAVDIAEVTIKLSDEPLVKPLVDIPKMAKLAREMLRESIIAYTNKDLKMAQSLAVKEKEVDQLYRLVYEDLLHLMQKDQKNISQGINLLLVALSLERVADHVTNLGEWTIYLASGKRKDLNDDNLVDME; the protein is encoded by the coding sequence ATGACCCGAAATTCATTTGCAACATCGCTGGAAGAACTGAGCCATGATGTCCTCATGATGGGTAATCTCGTGGAAAACATCATCACCTCCGCGATGAAATCACTCGAGGAAAGAGACTTGAAACTGGCAGAGAAGGTCCTGGCGGATGATGACATTGTGGATAATTTTCAGCTTGAGATTGAAGACAAATGTTTAACCATGCTGGCCCTGCAGCAGCCTATGGCCGGCGATTTGAGAACCATCGGGACCGCGCTGAAGATTGTTACCGACCTCGAACGCATCGCCGACCACGCTGTCGATATCGCGGAAGTAACGATTAAATTAAGCGATGAGCCTTTGGTGAAGCCGCTGGTTGATATTCCTAAGATGGCAAAGCTGGCGCGGGAGATGCTCAGAGAAAGTATCATTGCGTATACGAATAAAGATTTGAAAATGGCGCAAAGCCTGGCAGTGAAAGAAAAAGAAGTAGACCAACTATACAGGTTGGTCTATGAAGATCTATTGCATTTAATGCAAAAAGACCAAAAAAATATTTCACAGGGTATCAATCTGCTGCTCGTTGCGCTTTCCCTAGAAAGGGTAGCCGACCATGTGACAAATCTGGGTGAATGGACCATCTATCTGGCCAGCGGCAAAAGAAAAGACCTGAATGATGATAATCTTGTTGATATGGAATGA
- the pstC gene encoding phosphate ABC transporter permease subunit PstC, which produces MQKSIHLKKSEIIVEKILLLSAVAAIFIIALIAVFVIISGWPVLQKTGFFNFVLGTTWDPTHGIYGILPMVVGSILVTLGALVLGIPFGVAGAIFMAEIAPPKAAKLIRPAIELLAGIPSVVYGFYGLAVIVPLIRNHFGGTGFSILAGSLILAIMILPTILNLSETALRAVPSEYKDGSYALGANYWQTIKWISLPVARSGIITGVVLGMSRAIGETMAVIMVTGNVTRIPGTLFDPIRTLTGNIVMEMGYASGEHQQALFATGIILFIFIMILNLIVQFGAKGRWQ; this is translated from the coding sequence ATGCAGAAAAGCATTCACCTTAAAAAAAGTGAAATCATCGTTGAAAAAATACTTCTTCTCAGTGCTGTTGCTGCCATTTTTATCATTGCGCTGATCGCTGTATTTGTCATCATTTCGGGTTGGCCTGTTTTGCAGAAAACAGGATTTTTCAATTTTGTCCTCGGAACAACATGGGATCCGACTCATGGTATTTATGGGATCCTGCCAATGGTGGTCGGGTCCATACTTGTAACCTTGGGAGCGCTTGTTCTGGGAATTCCCTTCGGGGTCGCAGGAGCCATCTTTATGGCTGAGATTGCCCCGCCTAAAGCTGCTAAGCTGATAAGACCTGCAATCGAACTGCTGGCTGGGATTCCATCGGTTGTCTACGGTTTTTATGGCCTGGCAGTCATCGTTCCTTTAATCCGGAACCATTTTGGCGGAACAGGTTTTAGCATTTTGGCAGGATCCCTGATTCTGGCCATCATGATCCTGCCTACCATTCTGAATCTCTCCGAGACTGCGCTGCGTGCGGTTCCCAGCGAATATAAAGACGGATCTTATGCGCTGGGAGCAAATTACTGGCAGACTATCAAATGGATATCACTGCCTGTAGCCCGTTCGGGCATCATCACAGGGGTCGTCCTTGGCATGTCAAGAGCAATCGGGGAGACCATGGCTGTCATCATGGTCACAGGCAACGTGACGCGTATACCCGGGACTCTATTTGACCCGATCCGTACGCTCACAGGAAATATCGTGATGGAAATGGGGTATGCCTCAGGGGAACATCAACAAGCGCTATTTGCCACCGGTATCATCCTGTTTATCTTTATCATGATCTTAAACCTGATCGTACAGTTTGGTGCAAAAGGCAGGTGGCAATAA
- a CDS encoding ATP-dependent DNA helicase: MIKLPIRQLVELIMRCGDIDSRYVSKDRMAEGAKAHRILQKRNRETYEDYRSEVSLSEAYCYNGIDYTLEGRADGIFSCEGRTVIEEIKTTVLPLDSIDKDFSGAHWAQAKCYAYIYAVQNALTEAAVQLTYFNLETNETKQWLNFFAISELTEFIGSLIQKYSVWASFSAEWAEIRDLSIKTLQFPFPAYRQGQRELAVQAYRAIAGRKKLFVQAPTGTGKTISVLFPAIKAMGEAKTSKLFYLTAKTITRQVAEEAIERMRQGGLKMKTLTLTAKEKICFCEKSVCHPEYCKYAKGHYDRINAAILDAIKESDDLSRSVIEKYAQKHTVCPFELSLDLSLLADCVICDYNYVFDPRAHLRRFFADNSGDYVFLIDEAHNLVDRAREMFSAKLDKTAFYQVKKAYKGRNKALDKILNRINKRMIDLRHQCGEQGYLITTEMLADFLSLLQQYTGTCELMLKENRSLSEDSAFLQLYFDVLGFTAITEFYDERYVTFVETKRDEVTVKLFCLDPSFLLGEALKRGSSAVMFSATLSPLEYFREVLGGGEADHILSLDSPFDHRKLCVLTADSVSTKYKEREQSAHQITRMIGSFVAQKTGNYIVYFPSYKYMNDVFAEFASACPDITAVAQEASMAEEERERFLLSFKENPEKTYVAFCVLGGIFSEGIDLKGSRLIGTAIVSVGLPQLSVQQNIIRDYFNSKNGLGYEYAYMYPGMNKVMQAAGRVIRSENDIGAVLLIDERYSNKKYIKLFPKHWMRRRNIKDSKSLEKNLGLFWQTWQYR; this comes from the coding sequence ATGATTAAGCTTCCGATCAGACAGCTGGTTGAATTAATAATGCGCTGCGGGGACATTGACAGCAGGTATGTTTCCAAGGACAGGATGGCGGAGGGGGCTAAAGCGCACCGGATCCTGCAGAAGAGGAACCGTGAAACCTATGAGGACTATCGAAGCGAAGTTTCGCTTTCTGAAGCATATTGTTACAATGGCATTGATTATACGCTGGAGGGACGTGCTGACGGCATTTTCAGCTGTGAAGGCCGGACCGTCATTGAAGAAATAAAAACCACGGTACTGCCATTGGATTCTATTGACAAGGATTTCAGCGGCGCTCATTGGGCGCAGGCTAAGTGCTATGCGTATATTTACGCTGTCCAGAACGCTCTGACAGAAGCCGCCGTTCAACTGACGTATTTCAATCTGGAGACCAATGAAACCAAACAATGGCTTAATTTTTTTGCAATCAGTGAATTGACGGAATTTATCGGCAGTCTTATTCAAAAGTATTCGGTATGGGCAAGCTTTTCTGCCGAATGGGCAGAGATTCGGGATCTCTCGATCAAGACGCTTCAGTTTCCTTTCCCGGCCTACCGGCAGGGGCAGCGGGAGTTGGCTGTACAGGCCTACCGGGCCATAGCCGGCCGAAAGAAGCTGTTTGTGCAGGCCCCGACAGGAACCGGGAAAACCATCTCGGTGCTGTTTCCAGCCATCAAAGCGATGGGGGAGGCGAAAACCTCTAAACTATTCTATTTGACAGCCAAAACGATAACGCGTCAGGTTGCGGAAGAGGCAATCGAAAGAATGCGCCAAGGCGGTCTGAAAATGAAGACCTTGACGCTGACTGCTAAAGAAAAAATCTGCTTTTGTGAAAAGTCGGTCTGCCATCCCGAGTATTGTAAATATGCCAAAGGACATTACGACCGAATTAATGCAGCCATTTTAGATGCGATCAAAGAGTCTGATGATTTGTCCAGAAGTGTAATTGAGAAATACGCCCAGAAGCATACAGTCTGTCCGTTTGAACTTTCCCTGGATCTTTCGCTTTTGGCGGACTGCGTCATTTGTGACTACAACTATGTTTTTGATCCGAGAGCACATCTCAGACGCTTTTTTGCAGACAACAGCGGCGATTATGTGTTTCTGATCGATGAAGCCCACAACCTTGTGGACAGAGCGCGGGAAATGTTCTCAGCAAAGCTTGACAAAACTGCTTTTTACCAGGTGAAAAAAGCGTATAAGGGTAGAAATAAAGCGTTGGATAAAATCCTGAACCGCATCAATAAAAGGATGATTGACCTGCGTCATCAATGCGGGGAGCAGGGCTATCTGATTACGACGGAAATGCTCGCAGATTTTCTGAGCCTTCTTCAGCAATACACCGGAACTTGTGAATTGATGCTTAAGGAAAACAGAAGCTTAAGCGAGGATAGTGCTTTTCTTCAGCTCTATTTTGATGTGCTGGGTTTTACAGCAATCACTGAATTTTACGATGAAAGATACGTTACTTTTGTGGAAACCAAGCGGGATGAGGTAACCGTGAAGCTTTTCTGCCTTGATCCATCGTTTTTGCTGGGAGAGGCTCTTAAAAGAGGCAGTTCGGCGGTGATGTTTTCAGCGACGCTGTCTCCGCTGGAATATTTTCGGGAGGTACTTGGCGGAGGTGAAGCAGACCATATTCTCTCTCTCGATTCCCCATTTGATCATCGGAAGCTTTGCGTGCTGACGGCTGACTCTGTTTCGACCAAATATAAAGAAAGAGAACAAAGCGCTCACCAGATTACCCGGATGATTGGTTCCTTTGTCGCCCAGAAAACGGGGAATTACATTGTTTATTTTCCATCGTATAAATATATGAACGATGTTTTTGCTGAGTTTGCTTCGGCCTGTCCCGATATCACCGCTGTGGCCCAGGAAGCTTCAATGGCTGAAGAAGAACGGGAACGTTTCCTGCTAAGTTTCAAAGAGAATCCTGAGAAAACCTATGTAGCTTTCTGCGTGCTCGGCGGAATATTCTCCGAAGGCATTGATCTGAAGGGAAGCAGGCTGATTGGTACGGCGATTGTAAGCGTGGGACTGCCCCAGCTAAGTGTTCAGCAGAATATCATTCGGGATTACTTTAACAGCAAAAACGGTCTCGGCTACGAATATGCGTATATGTATCCCGGAATGAACAAGGTGATGCAGGCTGCCGGCAGGGTGATTCGCAGCGAAAACGATATCGGTGCCGTTTTGCTTATTGACGAGCGGTACAGCAACAAGAAATATATAAAGCTGTTTCCAAAACACTGGATGCGGCGCAGAAACATCAAAGACAGCAAGTCTCTTGAGAAAAACCTGGGATTGTTCTGGCAGACATGGCAGTATAGGTAA
- a CDS encoding phosphate ABC transporter substrate-binding protein, whose amino-acid sequence MKKLFTLILVGILALAFTGCGSKDSTSQSDQQQAQTESAEITIAGSTSVQPISEALTEAFMAKNPNIKVNVQGGGSGAGIKAAQEGTADIGSSSRELKPEETGLTETVICKDGVAIVVNSKNVVKDLSIEQIKKIYSGETTNWKEVGGASQTINVITREAGSGTRGAFEELVMGKDNPISDKAIVQNSTGAARTSVAGDVNAIAYISMASIDDTVKAVTVEGIEANAKNVLNGSYKIQRPFLYLTKAAPSGAVKTYIDFVMSDQGQSIIQKEGLVLVK is encoded by the coding sequence ATGAAAAAACTGTTTACGCTTATATTGGTAGGTATTCTGGCTTTAGCTTTCACCGGCTGCGGAAGCAAAGACAGCACTTCCCAATCCGACCAACAGCAGGCACAGACTGAGTCCGCAGAAATTACCATCGCAGGATCCACATCGGTTCAGCCGATTTCCGAAGCACTCACAGAAGCATTCATGGCGAAAAACCCTAACATTAAAGTTAACGTCCAGGGAGGCGGTTCCGGAGCAGGAATCAAAGCTGCCCAGGAAGGCACCGCGGATATCGGATCTTCTTCCCGTGAGCTGAAACCTGAAGAGACCGGTCTGACGGAAACCGTTATCTGTAAGGATGGCGTTGCTATCGTAGTCAATTCCAAAAACGTAGTCAAAGATCTGAGTATCGAGCAGATTAAAAAGATTTATAGCGGTGAAACCACCAACTGGAAAGAAGTTGGCGGAGCTAGCCAGACAATCAATGTGATTACAAGAGAAGCAGGTTCCGGAACACGCGGAGCATTTGAAGAACTGGTCATGGGCAAAGATAATCCGATCAGTGACAAAGCAATTGTCCAGAACTCCACTGGTGCTGCGAGAACTTCTGTAGCCGGTGATGTGAATGCGATTGCCTATATTTCGATGGCAAGCATTGATGACACTGTGAAAGCAGTAACCGTAGAAGGTATTGAGGCCAATGCGAAGAATGTCCTGAATGGCTCGTACAAAATCCAGCGTCCGTTCCTCTATCTGACCAAAGCGGCGCCTTCGGGTGCAGTGAAGACCTATATTGACTTTGTCATGTCGGATCAAGGACAAAGCATCATTCAAAAAGAAGGTCTTGTATTGGTCAAATGA
- a CDS encoding ASKHA domain-containing protein, giving the protein MSQDKHRSKMVKMVNVTFQKSACQADECVGKVPSGSTILQAAITAGVDLHSACGGKGTCGKCRVILPPEDRTEPLPEEKKFLSAEQIDAGVVLACKRTVESDRQIILIEQKDVFDRKTRLEDDNRVFELVPLVHKHAVHVSVPSTSDQRSDWERLAAGLPASAASLRFNRGIAAKLPRILRDASFQVTAVTSGNDLLAVQSGNTLDRTFGLAIDIGTTTVVAYLMNLNNGKVIAREAITNPQQGAGADVISRITYASDHPNGLVQLQTQVVEGLNQIIANMCRQKGIALEEIYQAVVVGNTTMSHLFLGIDPTYLGPAPFIPGFRQSVTVKASELGLRILSDAPVTVLPIVAGYVGSDTVGVMLSGQIDQLKGIHLFIDIGTNGEMVLAGKGRILTCSTAAGPAFEGAGIKFGMRAADGAIERVKITDDVELEVIGKENESVRGICGSGLIDAISEMHKARIINSQGRIIDHASASELPPALRDRILNDNGIREFVLAWKESATGENITITQMDIRALQLAKGAVLAGVRILMIHLGVKPDDLEMIHLAGAFGNYIAKESALGIGLLPQVPAEKIQSIGNAAGNGAQMALLSTIEMSRADRLARDAEHIELSTEELFQDEYMESLALGQRY; this is encoded by the coding sequence ATGAGTCAGGATAAACATCGTTCCAAGATGGTGAAAATGGTCAATGTCACTTTTCAAAAATCCGCCTGCCAAGCGGACGAATGCGTCGGGAAAGTTCCATCCGGCAGTACCATACTTCAGGCGGCAATCACTGCCGGCGTAGATCTTCATAGCGCCTGCGGCGGCAAAGGAACCTGCGGCAAATGCCGCGTCATCCTGCCCCCGGAAGACCGTACTGAACCGCTGCCGGAAGAAAAAAAATTCTTAAGTGCTGAACAAATTGACGCTGGTGTTGTCCTGGCCTGCAAACGAACTGTCGAATCCGACAGGCAGATCATCCTGATCGAACAAAAAGATGTGTTTGACCGCAAAACACGACTTGAAGATGACAACCGTGTCTTTGAACTTGTACCGCTGGTACACAAACATGCTGTACACGTGAGTGTTCCAAGCACTTCAGATCAGCGTTCCGATTGGGAACGTTTGGCCGCAGGACTTCCCGCATCGGCTGCTTCGCTGCGTTTTAACCGCGGGATTGCTGCCAAATTGCCCAGAATTCTGCGTGATGCTTCTTTCCAGGTTACGGCCGTTACTTCCGGAAATGACCTGCTGGCTGTCCAATCCGGAAATACGCTGGACCGGACCTTCGGCTTGGCCATTGACATTGGAACTACGACCGTAGTGGCCTATTTGATGAATTTAAACAACGGAAAAGTTATTGCACGTGAGGCAATAACCAATCCCCAGCAGGGAGCGGGAGCTGATGTCATTTCCAGAATCACCTATGCCTCGGATCACCCTAACGGTTTGGTCCAATTGCAGACACAAGTTGTCGAAGGTTTAAATCAGATCATCGCCAATATGTGCAGGCAGAAAGGCATTGCCCTCGAGGAGATCTACCAAGCTGTTGTCGTCGGCAATACTACAATGAGCCATTTATTCCTCGGTATTGACCCGACCTATCTGGGCCCTGCACCTTTTATCCCGGGCTTCCGCCAGTCGGTCACTGTCAAGGCTTCCGAGCTGGGACTCCGGATTCTAAGCGATGCACCAGTCACCGTCCTGCCGATTGTCGCGGGCTATGTCGGTTCCGATACGGTCGGTGTCATGCTTTCGGGGCAGATTGACCAATTGAAAGGCATTCATCTCTTTATCGATATCGGAACGAATGGGGAAATGGTTTTAGCTGGAAAGGGAAGGATTCTGACCTGTTCTACTGCAGCTGGTCCGGCCTTTGAAGGTGCCGGAATTAAATTTGGCATGCGGGCTGCCGACGGAGCAATCGAACGCGTTAAGATCACGGACGACGTGGAACTTGAGGTCATCGGCAAAGAAAATGAATCTGTACGCGGCATCTGTGGTTCCGGTTTGATTGATGCAATTTCCGAAATGCACAAAGCCAGGATTATCAATTCGCAGGGACGCATCATCGACCACGCAAGCGCCTCGGAACTACCACCGGCACTTCGGGACAGAATCCTGAATGACAATGGGATTCGAGAGTTTGTCCTGGCCTGGAAAGAATCGGCCACTGGGGAAAATATCACGATCACCCAAATGGATATCCGCGCACTTCAGCTGGCCAAAGGTGCCGTGCTCGCAGGGGTCCGGATCCTGATGATCCATCTCGGTGTCAAACCGGACGATCTTGAAATGATTCATTTGGCAGGTGCGTTTGGCAACTATATCGCCAAAGAAAGCGCCCTTGGCATTGGCCTCCTGCCGCAGGTCCCCGCCGAAAAAATCCAATCCATTGGCAACGCTGCAGGCAACGGTGCCCAGATGGCCCTGCTTTCGACCATTGAAATGAGCAGAGCAGATCGTCTCGCCCGGGATGCCGAACATATCGAGCTGTCCACCGAAGAGCTTTTCCAGGATGAATACATGGAATCTCTCGCTTTAGGACAGCGTTATTGA
- the pstB gene encoding phosphate ABC transporter ATP-binding protein PstB, giving the protein MLANLTETNNKMVTKDLELYYGSFHALHAISLPILVNQVTALIGPSGCGKSSFLKTLNRMNDLVEGATVKGNVYLDNKDIYTSDIDPVTLRKRIGMVFQKPNPFPMSIFDNVAYGPRAHGLKDRQKLSEIVEKSLKEAALWDEVKDRLNRSGLQLSGGQQQRLVIARLLAVQPEVLLMDEPASALDPISTAKLEDLILDLKEQYTIVIVTHNMQQAARISDYTAFFLNGEVIEYGVTKELFTKPLDKRTEDYVTGRFG; this is encoded by the coding sequence ATGTTAGCTAACTTAACAGAAACAAATAATAAAATGGTAACCAAAGACCTGGAATTGTATTATGGAAGCTTTCACGCTTTACACGCAATAAGCTTACCAATCCTTGTGAATCAGGTTACTGCGCTGATTGGACCCTCAGGGTGCGGCAAGTCCAGCTTCCTGAAAACGCTAAACCGGATGAATGACCTGGTCGAAGGAGCAACCGTCAAAGGAAATGTTTATCTCGACAATAAAGATATTTATACCTCGGATATTGATCCGGTGACACTCCGCAAACGAATTGGAATGGTTTTTCAAAAGCCAAATCCGTTCCCGATGTCGATCTTTGACAATGTCGCCTATGGACCGCGGGCTCATGGCCTGAAAGATAGGCAGAAACTGAGTGAAATTGTTGAAAAAAGCCTTAAGGAAGCAGCTCTCTGGGATGAAGTCAAGGATCGGCTGAACCGTTCAGGGCTGCAATTATCCGGCGGGCAGCAGCAGCGGCTTGTCATTGCGCGTTTACTAGCAGTGCAGCCTGAAGTCCTGCTGATGGACGAACCGGCATCGGCTTTGGATCCGATTTCCACGGCAAAGCTGGAAGACCTGATCCTTGATCTTAAAGAACAATACACCATCGTTATTGTTACCCATAATATGCAGCAGGCCGCCAGGATTTCAGACTACACGGCATTTTTCCTGAACGGGGAAGTCATAGAATACGGCGTTACGAAAGAACTGTTTACCAAGCCTCTGGACAAAAGGACTGAGGACTATGTCACCGGAAGATTCGGATAA
- a CDS encoding response regulator transcription factor has protein sequence MSKRILVVEDEEAIARLISYNLQKEGFEVQVSGDGLEALGKIRSEKPDLLILDIMLPGMDGYEICQAVRKEDSSLPVIMLSARDDELDKILGLELGGDDYLTKPFSPRELIARVRALLRRAQTTQAAPDHETFLIDRLAVDFSGREISVNDQIVPLTPKEFELLEYLIRHRGKVVSRDQLLDRVWNYDFAGDTRIVDVHISRLREKIEPDPKNPSYIQTVRGVGYRFKERG, from the coding sequence ATGAGCAAAAGAATCTTGGTTGTGGAAGATGAAGAAGCGATTGCCCGCCTGATCAGTTATAATCTTCAAAAAGAAGGATTTGAAGTTCAGGTTTCAGGAGATGGACTTGAAGCACTGGGGAAAATTCGATCAGAAAAACCAGATTTGCTTATTCTCGATATTATGCTTCCTGGAATGGATGGCTATGAAATCTGCCAAGCAGTCAGGAAAGAAGACAGTTCTCTCCCTGTTATTATGTTGTCGGCGAGAGATGATGAGCTGGATAAAATTCTTGGTCTGGAACTTGGCGGGGATGACTATCTGACAAAACCATTCAGTCCGAGAGAGCTTATTGCCCGGGTACGCGCTTTATTGCGGCGGGCCCAAACGACTCAGGCAGCACCTGACCACGAGACTTTTTTGATCGACAGGCTGGCTGTTGATTTTTCCGGACGTGAAATTAGCGTGAATGATCAGATTGTACCGCTTACGCCAAAGGAGTTTGAACTGCTGGAGTATTTAATCCGCCATCGAGGAAAAGTGGTAAGCCGAGATCAGCTGTTAGACAGAGTATGGAACTATGATTTCGCGGGTGATACCAGGATTGTTGATGTTCATATCAGCAGGCTTCGAGAAAAAATTGAGCCCGACCCTAAAAACCCGTCTTATATCCAGACGGTTCGCGGGGTCGGATACAGGTTTAAGGAGCGAGGCTGA
- a CDS encoding two-component system histidine kinase PnpS, with protein MLKSLKMKFTVGFIALALLSMLVSGVYLIKVLDNYFIENLQAKLLVEAKLVREMVIDEFGSLNMVSDIEKITGDLANVTSTRVTVIDANGVVLGDSEQLPTLMENHLGRPEIHQAISEGVGIAERESTTLNTQMMYLALPVEKDGEIKGFVRLALPMTEITTALSKLWSMLFIALLMATVIAGILGFKLSQRLTKPIQEMTAAAQNIAGGDFSLRTYTTSQDEIGKLGQALNQMAQQLKEMIDEVSTGKSKLETVLANMVSGVIFLREDGKIDLINPAALKILEIEPKNVNRHQIEIINNYQLSTLIDTALKTHKAAKDHLLILSPHEKNIEVNITPILGKGNTNIGAVMVLHDITDLRKLETMRRDFVANVSHELKTPVTSLKGYAETLLDGALDDPETAREFVRIILTESERLRMLVDDLLELSRIESGKDSVEWQKIDVSALLHSLEVKLRPQLEARQIELTVVCPEKLPYAWGDYSMIEQVLTNLTDNAIKYSAIGEKVKIVASQESDGILFEVIDSGPGIPEHDLPRVFERFYRVDKGRNRKQGGTGLGLAIVKHILETHGTRIQVESTLGRGSRFYFMLTQKS; from the coding sequence ATGTTGAAAAGTCTGAAAATGAAATTCACAGTTGGCTTTATTGCACTAGCACTGCTTTCAATGCTTGTATCAGGCGTTTATCTTATCAAGGTGCTCGATAACTATTTTATTGAAAATCTGCAGGCTAAACTTTTGGTTGAGGCGAAATTGGTCAGAGAAATGGTTATCGATGAATTTGGTTCGCTGAATATGGTCTCGGATATTGAAAAAATTACCGGTGATCTTGCAAACGTTACTAGCACCAGGGTTACGGTGATCGATGCAAATGGCGTTGTTCTGGGTGATTCTGAGCAGCTGCCGACGCTTATGGAGAACCATCTCGGGCGTCCCGAAATCCACCAGGCGATCAGCGAAGGTGTCGGGATAGCGGAGAGAGAAAGTACAACGCTTAATACGCAAATGATGTATCTGGCGCTGCCTGTTGAGAAAGACGGGGAAATTAAGGGCTTTGTTCGCCTGGCACTTCCGATGACCGAAATTACGACGGCCCTATCCAAACTGTGGAGCATGCTGTTCATAGCTCTCTTAATGGCTACAGTAATCGCCGGCATCTTAGGGTTTAAGCTATCGCAGCGTCTGACAAAGCCAATTCAGGAAATGACAGCCGCAGCTCAAAATATTGCTGGGGGTGATTTCAGCCTGCGTACCTACACGACCAGTCAGGATGAGATCGGGAAACTTGGGCAGGCTTTAAATCAAATGGCCCAGCAGCTGAAAGAAATGATTGACGAAGTCTCAACCGGGAAAAGTAAGCTTGAAACGGTCTTAGCGAATATGGTCAGTGGCGTTATTTTTCTCAGAGAAGATGGTAAGATCGATTTGATTAATCCGGCAGCCCTGAAGATTCTGGAGATCGAACCGAAAAATGTCAATCGGCATCAGATTGAGATTATCAACAATTACCAATTAAGTACACTGATTGATACGGCACTGAAAACGCACAAGGCCGCCAAGGATCATTTATTAATATTGTCTCCGCACGAAAAAAATATTGAAGTCAATATTACGCCAATTCTCGGAAAGGGAAATACCAACATCGGAGCCGTCATGGTGCTTCATGATATTACGGATCTCCGAAAACTGGAAACAATGCGCAGGGATTTTGTTGCCAATGTATCTCATGAATTAAAAACTCCTGTCACCTCACTCAAAGGATATGCGGAAACACTGCTCGATGGTGCGCTTGATGACCCTGAGACGGCCAGAGAATTTGTCAGAATCATCTTGACAGAATCAGAACGGCTGCGGATGCTCGTTGATGACCTGCTGGAATTATCCAGAATTGAATCCGGGAAAGATTCGGTGGAATGGCAGAAAATTGATGTGAGTGCTTTACTGCATTCACTGGAGGTAAAGTTAAGACCCCAGCTTGAAGCCAGGCAAATCGAGCTTACTGTCGTTTGTCCAGAGAAGTTGCCATATGCCTGGGGAGATTACAGCATGATTGAGCAGGTGTTGACAAATTTGACGGACAACGCTATAAAATATTCCGCAATAGGGGAAAAAGTCAAAATTGTCGCTTCCCAAGAGTCTGACGGAATACTGTTTGAGGTAATTGATTCCGGGCCTGGAATTCCGGAGCATGATTTACCCCGGGTTTTTGAAAGGTTTTACCGGGTTGATAAAGGCAGGAATCGTAAACAAGGGGGGACGGGGCTCGGATTGGCGATTGTCAAACATATTCTGGAGACCCATGGCACGAGGATACAGGTGGAGAGTACGCTGGGGCGGGGCTCACGATTCTATTTTATGCTGACCCAAAAATCATAA